In the Arachis stenosperma cultivar V10309 chromosome 8, arast.V10309.gnm1.PFL2, whole genome shotgun sequence genome, TAGTGACTGATTTGAgtgtataaatagtatttttaattggattttgatttttattttgatagATTGAATTGGGGATTTAATTTCCAGCTTgtcattttaaataataaattataatgtcAGATCATTATGTACTTCTCAGAACTAGCCATGTTATCTCTTCTATTAGCTAACTGAGCATTTGTTGTCAACCAAAATGGTCTCACTTGATAGATGGGCActtttcttaaattttaaaatttttaagggaTTTATTTGTCATTAGTGTATTTTAGAGTTATTTTTGTTATcgataaaattttttgaatattattttaatagtttattcggttcataaataataaatgttatatttaagataattaaagtattatattatcattttattaattttgccaacttttttattttaaaaaatatttttcaaaattttgatacTTATAAAGTATTTATTAAACCAATTTCCATCTACCATCTCGGTTTTCCACTTATTCATAGGAAAAAAATGACCTAAGtaaatttttaatctttataAATGGTTTAAAATTCCACTTTGggctttgaaattttatttctagttattgattatagaaaattcaaatttttttattatagagtttattcttaatttatttcGTTAAATACTAATGTATAAATTAAATGGTAATTATATAATCAAATCATTTTGataattaagtttaattaaGTTGGTCTAATAACTTATTCGCACAACTAATCACCCACACATATTTGCGTAAATTCAcgctactttttttttcttagaaggtaaaaattaattaaatttggttataaaaataatttatttatctagtattttttaaaattaattttaaatatcaaatttaatatattaaaataagttaaaacaattaaaatttaaaacacaTAAATTTTCTAGGATCAAAACgagaaaaatataattataaagaccaaattaaagaaaaaaaattgtttctTTCAAAAgaatcttattttaattttaatataccgatagttataatattttatataatcgTTTTTTTTAAATGGCTATTAATATCAATATCAGGaataattattttgattgatgtgatattatataattagatataCGCATGAAATTGATTTGTAATAAttatgtatcaaaattaaattcaggTTATGTAAGtcataaaaaattgaaaatgaaaaagcaacgctttccGTGGCAGTAACCGTTgtgagaaaaagaaaacacgGAAGCGTGATGAAGACAGACAGTGTGATATTCCACTTCCCATTCCTTCCCTCCGTTTCCTTCTCAAAATGCGTATCCAACTACCGCCTTATAaaacactctctctctctctctgtggcTTCCAACgtgttctttgctttgttttcGAAAGACGCCATGGCTCACTGGCAAGGTGAATTGGAAGAGGGAATCGATTACATGTTCAAGATTGTGATGATTGGCGACTCTGGTGTTGGCAAGTCTCAGCTCTTGAATCGCTTTGTTAAGAACGAATTCAACTTGAAATCCAAGGCCACGATCGGGGTTGAGTTTCTCACCAAGACGGTTCTCATGGATCACAAAGTTGTCAAGGCACAGATTTGGGACACTGCTGGTCAAGAAAGGTCCATTTTTTCTCTTTGATTTGTTCATTTCTTTGCTTATTAGGGTTTTATTCTATGAGCTTTTTTGTGATGAGCTAAAATGATCATATTTATATGGATAGAACTATGAATATAGCTGAATTCTGTGCAAGATCTGATCTTCTTTTGAGATAAGAAGACCATCCCTGTAATTTTAACAAGATTGATTAGTGCTGAGACTCATTTTCCTGCTCAATTTTGTTTACATTTTACATCTTAGAGCATAGCGcattttaatataatcaaatcgCAAGATCCTTGTGAATGATGGTCATGAAACATAATGTTCATCAAAGTTCTTAGAATATGTTTCTTGATTCTTGTTTATCGCCTTACACTGCAACTAAATTTTGGCGAGCGTGTTATGAATTAAACTTGTTTACCAATATCCACATTAATTAATAATGCTGACTTCAGTTTGTTACTTATGTACTTGAATGTTTGCTGATATTCTTCCTAAGAATGTCCTTGAAATTCTAGTCAATTCATTTTCTTACAACAATATTGACATTTACTTAGACTTTGTTCCTGAGTTCTGAGAGAGACCAATAGTGTTAATTCATGTACCTTAATGAGAAAATGCTCAGTTGTTCTCTTTTTCCCCTTCTTGTGATGTTGGCATTCATGACAGATACCAAGCAATTACAACTGCATACTATAGAGGTGCAACTGGCGCGTTACTAGCATATGACATAACCAACCACCAAAGCTTTGACCATATTGAAAAGTGGTTGGAGGAGCTGAGGATGCATACAGATAAGAATATAATTGTCATGCTTGTCGGCAACAAGTCTGACCTTAGTTCTGCTCGAGCAGTGCCGGTTGAGGCAGCCAAAGACCTTGCTGAGAAGGagaatctcttcttcattgaaGCATCGGCACTTGAATCCAAAAATGTGGAGTCAGCATTCCTCGGTCTCCTCTCCCAAGTATATAGAACTGTGAGTAAGAAGCACATCATTTTGGATGGAACTGAACTGAATTGGGATAAAGTAAACCTTGAACTTGGAGGAACAAAGATTAAGATCCCATTACAAGAGCCTGAATGCCAAAAGGCTAAAAGGATATTCAATTGTTGCAGCAtattttgaattcttttttttCACCCGGTGCCGCCATAGTCTTCTGGTAAGTACTATCCTCCTCATTTCAAGCGCGTGCTAGTGTGGATTCTACATATAGTCTTTCTACCTCTAGTATAAAACGTGTCATCATCATAGCTATATATTAGAAGATTAATTTATAGCTTGTGTATTCACTAGGCAAATCATCTTTCCTCCAACTAACAAGAATTCGGGAGAGACGGTTGCAAAGATGAGCTAACGAGTTTGTGGGGATTTGGACAAGGTGACCtcattaatattaaatttgaaaaaggtTTATGTTCTTCTGTAAGGATTAATGGGGTTTGCATATTGATGCATTTGATGGAACTATTGTTCATACATTGGTTttgatttgatggatctcctaggtttcttttctttttttttttttttgactatCTGCATCTCATTTCGCAGatttttgtttcattatttccaTCATAACCTTATATTTGCTATTCCTTTGTTGTAATTAATTCCTTATTTTCTTAATTCGTAATGAGTTTATTCATAATATATTCCTGTCTTCATGTATAGTATAACATTTCCGTAGAAAGTATACTCTTACATAGCTTGTATATAAAAGAAACTACAAAATCTAGAAAAGAAGTTATACAAAATCCAAATGTAAACCCCCCCTTTCtccaaaaaaacaaaaacaaaaaaaaaaactgaaaaagatAATGTCTATTTTACCCCTCCCCTCCCTAACAAAACCTAATTAAATAGTCAGCTCCTTGGCAAGTGAAAGTGCTGGTTGAATCATCAAAGGCATAGCTATAAGCCTGAGGACAAGAAGCCTTGAACACCTTTGAATAGTTTGTTGGTTGGCACTTATTTGGGCTATTAAAGTCTCCAGTGCAACAATATTGTGGCTTGTTGAATGCCATACATGCACTCTTACAACCAACAATTTTCCCATTTCTTCTCAACTCCAATCCACTTGGGCAGTTTCTGTTCAAATCCGAACGGCAAGTGACAGCCTTACACTGACCGGATCCTCCGGAGGGGAAGATTGACACTGGCATGTTGTAACCATCAACAAGGCTAACGTCATAAAAGTCCCCCTCTGGGCTGTCTAGGGTAAACTCTGCTAGCGAAGCTGGTGGCACTCCCCCAGCACCATCACACTTGAGCTTGCCTCCACAATCACCGGTGACGCACAATCCACTACCAGAGCTATCAAAAGAGCATCCTCGTCGACCCCAGAACCGGCCAGACCATGCTTTTGGTGCAGTGATGTTTACAGCTTGACCAGATCTTAGTTGAACCCCCCCATCCATGAGTTGTGGCTTTCCTGATGCTGTTAGGATCCCAGGCCAAATTGTGTTCCTGCATCTATTTTGCAATGTAAAAACCGTTGCGTCCACTCCTGAGAAATAAAAGGGTAATAAAAAAGAGGCAGATTGTCACCAAAGCTGCAATAAACCTAGGAAAAGTAAGTTGTGTAACAACTGATATGTAATTATCATTACCTAATGAGAAGGATACCatgagaagaaagaagaggtgtTTCAATGCCATTTGAGATGCCTTTTTGTTGTTTCTAATTTGTTgcaattttatacttttatacTTCACGACTTGCATGAACCAGTAGGCAATACTTATAAGCAAAGGTAAATGAGGAGGTTCAACAAACACAATCTTTACAATGAGAGAGATAGGGCCAAGTTTTCTTGACGACATGACAACTGTCAAGCTTGGCAATTGAAAGAATCAACATGTTACCAGCACTTTTTTAATTCAGATTCTACATTGTCCGAAATTTTCTTAactgaaattaaagaaaaggaGACCAAGTCATTCAGCTGGGAACTGAAAGAATCTATACAAGTTCACCCAACTAATTATGAACCCTTGACTACATGCATGTCATATATTTTTGGGCTATTTTGTCTTGAATAATAACGTTAATCTTTCTGTTGCCAAAACTCTACAGGTAGGAAGAGGTaggttatatatatatggatgatTAATATGGGCCTATATTaagaaaatgataaatttttCTTGTACATCCTCCtaataattttcttaattacCACTAAATATAGGAAATATTTACTAATATTTCTAATATGATGTATTCTAGTATCATTTACTCGTTGTTGAGTATTAGGAATATGGCATAGAAGACGTATAATTACTACTCTTTTGGTGATTTTTTAGTTCTAAGTTTTTTTAGTTcttgttacggtgggtaaccggagattaataaggTGGATGACGTTTGATGGCCCAAGTGTATGAAGGAGGAGAACTCCGGGTGTgtctgcaactcgggaggctccgtccgacttgctCGCGTGCaggaatggggggtggtacctgcaaagacactccgatgcctaagttagcatgagtgtgagcaggtctagagagtattgggcttagaaaTACCTGAttggtgtcagtgtacttatagtggtgagccaataaccaccgttggagtagtgccgtatctttaggataataaccgtcccattatcttggggaggttaagatatggctttatgaagtggttagagagatttcaggggcggttactcatttgaatgagtatttatctgccagctaatctcataaccgacttcttcgtactGAGTCGTGGTGGACACCGACCTCTTAAGTGGAGGTCGGTGCTTtactaggcttaatctattggatcaggcctttcgattggacctgggcctttaacattgggccagggtataaacagtgcccctacttgagcccgaGTTCCTTTTAaggcttgggttcaagtatttaactcgggttcgtagccgaccttcacgggttttgaaaccgacgtgattttcgcgaccttttgtttctgacagttacgtcaattcaagcgtcgtgtccgttggggaagcgtttagggattgagggctttggtaacggtgcagtctcattaatgactgcctcgtttTTACTATTATGCCCCTCagcctatttataaatactttccctctctttcgtttttccgtttctgcaatctttcaaacttttctttttccctGCTCGTGCTGCATTCTTGTGTTCGAAGATTTCCGTTCTTTCCAACCTTCGTTTcttcggataaaggttagttttgtttcttttatgtCATGCTTCgcatttgcatgttttgttttgtaAGTAGATAGGTCGACCTGTAGATTCTGGCTTCGCATCTCTCCTCTTTAGGGGccgtgtttttttatttttctttttctttttctttttgtaggtttctgccacttttctttgtataaaaaatggcttccgtagatGTTCTTTCTTTGTGGGTTGATGACACTGTTCTTGGGGAGGAACCCCTGGTCGATGCTGAGTTTAtcactcatcttcgtactcatcaccggctctgtacttcggaggaggacgagccaaaatatgaactaataatcccgggtcctgaagaccgggtctgttttgggagagaaaatgaggcggcccctcattttttctttatgtatgagtgcatgatcacccgtttgggtgtttttcttcctttctccgATTTCGAGATATCTGTTTTGCATCACTGTAgagttgcccctactcaacttcaccccaattcttggggttttctgaAGATCTACCAGTTTATCAGCCATGCTCTggactttccgacctctttgaagattttcttctttcttttccatatgactaagccctttagtgggctaaacaacaaacagcagtgggtatccttccgagccatacaaggtcggaggattttcacccttttcgaCGAATCTTTTCACGActtcaaaaacttctttttcaaactccaagctgtagagggtcaccacccctttttcctgGATGAGCATTCCTCTCCCCGCTTCCCCCTTTATTGGTCGCCGCCTTCCTCTTGTGAAAAGTATGGTCCCGATGACCtggacgaggtggaggcggctattgtggggtttttccgagaagcgtgggggaaATCCCCATACTTGGATACCCGGAAAATCCTCCAGGGAACACCGACTTTTGTTCAATCTCAAttaggtagtgcatgcattccTGATTTCCGAGTTGTTTCTGCCGACTTGCATTCTACCGACttgtaatttttgttatttgttttcttttgtagatatggcaaaaaGGAACGCTCAGGAGGCCTACCAAAGGGTCCAGGAAGCCAAGGCGAAGTCTCGGGCTAGGTCCGGGGGTGCCAGGGCGATcacctctcctcctcctcctcctcctcctcctaagaaCACTGGCACTCCTTCTCAATCCATTGTCATTTCTTCCTCGAGTTTGCCCCGACCACCCCCTTCTGCCCAAATTCTCTCCGAGcccgagaagaagaagcgcaagactttagagtctggcccttcttcttttgatggtggggttaaggcggatgctcttgcattcgtccgaaagaacatctatccttttataaatatggatgatgtttctgttcgaaaccaccttaccaccatggccgaggagagttttaggacggcgggtgtttgtggcaaacttttggacatttttgagaagactccccTCAGCTATTTGGGGGCAACCTCAAAagttgaggagttggaggggaggcttcttctttttgaaaaacatgagaaggagttgaaggaggagagagataaattgaggaaggagagggatcaccttAGGGAGGAGGTAGGTAAGCTACGGGCTCAATGCACTTTGGAGGCAAATTTGAGGAAAACAGCACAAGACAGCTACCACAgtttatttcaagatattgttgctgtgaggaaggacttgctaaactctcggaacgcatacgccgagttggaggactctatcgccgatggtgccgaggagtcttggagaattttcttggaacaagtcagagttattgctcccgacttggacctttctcctttacatcccgacaaggtagttattgatggcgccatcgtggatcctcctgcccccgAGGTCATTTCCGAGTCAGacctgaagactcgggggcagaggattatagAGTCTCCTCCTCGTCCTAAGGATGCCTCGGGTTCTTCCTCCGTTCCTCCGGCCGGTCCTGGTGGCGCCCCTCCTGAGCCTAGCGGTGGTGATTCCTCGACTCCTTTGAAGAAATGactctttattttttatggctatatgggggcccggcctgtgggtcccctcTTTTTAAAACTTTGTTTCTCTGTTGGTGGTCGTGAACAATTTccttttggccttttaaggccgtaaacaaaaatatttatggCGATTGCCCCTTTTAAACAAGGGCGTAGAAAAATAaatgcccttttttggataagggttctAAGTTACTTCGTGCGTGCATGcttttttgatatattttttgatCTTTTTTGAAGAAACCTCTTTGTTGGCTTGCTTTTCTCGAGCCTTTTTCGTTCAAGGGCTTTTATGCAGCCTTTAAACTTTTTCCAGGTTTTCCtatctcttttgttatcctttGTACTCAACTTTACTTTAGTGAGCTtctatgacttaggttatttttgtgaTGCGTTTTTCCTTTACTCGGAGCTCGGTTTTCTTTTACTCGGAGCTCTTTCGAGTTCGTTTTACTCGGATTTTCATTTCGACTTGAGAGTCGGATGATTCCTGAGTTCTTACGAtcaactcatataacctctttacgccgacttgtacctcgtcgttttatcctgacgaccatctaggtcggttcatgggattttcacgctttgtcgagcttaagtcggcgcgtttcgtagaaagacttagaatAAAGAAGGATGCTATAAGAGAtattgaaaaaagatctttattaatttggaaggtacctttttgctactaagggtcttgatagcctattttcccttagcctctattatgatgcctcattaaaaacccttctccagaaaaaacccttttcttTGGGAAAAAACTcgtgaagttgggaaaagagtacatcagggagtagagttcgcttttaactgtagtaccttttcatattacaagcatgccacgaccttggtagctcagtgtcatttaggtcggttactttataataaccctttcctaagacttctttgactttgtatggtcccttccaatttgcggcgagttttccttctcccgatttgttgactccaatgtcatttctgattaggaccaagtcatctgtagcaaatgttcttcgaatgactttcttgttgtatctGGCAGTCATCCTTTGTTTTAATGCCGCTTCTTTTATTTGGGCcccttctcggacttcggggagcaagtcgagctcctctttgtgcccctgtatgtttccaacctcgtcatggagaattacccttgggctttgctcattgatttctattggaatcatggcttccacgccgtagactagtcggaagggtgtttctcccgtggcggattggggagttgtcctataagcccatagcacctgagggagctcttcagcccaagctccctttgcttcctgtagcCTCTTCTTgagtcctgccagtatgaccttgttagctgcctcggcttgcccattggcttgtgggtgctccaccgaggtgaaTTGGTGCTTGATTTTCAGACTGGCTACTAGACTTCTGAAGGTGGCATCGGTAAATTGagttccattgtctgtggtgatggaataaggtattccataccttgtgatgatgtttttgtagaggaacctgcgactcctttgagcggtgatggtggctagtggttcggcttctatccactttgtgaagtaatctattcccacgatcaagtatttaacttgtcctggtgcttggggaaaagggcctaacaaatccattccccattttgcgaagggccagggagaagtgatactgatgagctcttcgggtggagctacgtggaaatttgcatgcatctggcatggctggcactttttcacaaagtctgtggcatccttttgcaaggtcggccaatagaatcctgctcggattactttcctggcgaGTGACCTTGCTCctagatggtt is a window encoding:
- the LOC130946909 gene encoding ras-related protein RGP1-like, yielding MKTDSVIFHFPFLPSVSFSKCVSNYRLIKHSLSLSVASNVFFALFSKDAMAHWQGELEEGIDYMFKIVMIGDSGVGKSQLLNRFVKNEFNLKSKATIGVEFLTKTVLMDHKVVKAQIWDTAGQERYQAITTAYYRGATGALLAYDITNHQSFDHIEKWLEELRMHTDKNIIVMLVGNKSDLSSARAVPVEAAKDLAEKENLFFIEASALESKNVESAFLGLLSQVYRTVSKKHIILDGTELNWDKVNLELGGTKIKIPLQEPECQKAKRIFNCCSIF
- the LOC130946910 gene encoding pathogenesis-related thaumatin-like protein 3.5, which produces MALKHLFFLLMVSFSLGVDATVFTLQNRCRNTIWPGILTASGKPQLMDGGVQLRSGQAVNITAPKAWSGRFWGRRGCSFDSSGSGLCVTGDCGGKLKCDGAGGVPPASLAEFTLDSPEGDFYDVSLVDGYNMPVSIFPSGGSGQCKAVTCRSDLNRNCPSGLELRRNGKIVGCKSACMAFNKPQYCCTGDFNSPNKCQPTNYSKVFKASCPQAYSYAFDDSTSTFTCQGADYLIRFC